The nucleotide sequence GGTCCCCCTCCTCTGCTGCTGGGTGCACGCTCCTCCGTACCCAGCGTACAGGTGCAGGGCCAGAGGATCATTCAGCAGGGCCTGATCCGTGTGGCCAATGCAAACGTCCTGGTCTCACAGGTCACCATTTACTTGTTatataccattttttttatatatatatatatatatatatatatatatatatatatatatatatatatatatatatatatatatatatatatatatatatatatatatatatatatatatatatatatatatatatatacacacacacacacacacacacacacacacacacacacacacacacacacacacacacacacacacacatacacacacacacgatggttattgcagtaaatatatatttacatatatatttacatatatatatttacacacaaagTGGTTATTGCAGTAAATCTTGGTTGCAGTAAAAGTATTTATAATGCtaagtgtttaaaaataacattatagtaTTTAGAACATTTTATATCTAAATACTTTATTATACAGggttttttataatgtatttatacaaTTAAAGCTACtataactgttattttaaagttaaaagtaaacaaatgcatattaaaatatattattataattttttttttacttgttctaCGTGtcatataatattgtatttatattattaaaaaaacctAACTATTAACTTGTTAACCACTATAAACACGTTTTTAATGCTCTTTGCCATTGAAGTTTTCAAATTTatcaagtttttaaatatttataagtaGTTATAAACTTTAATATTATGCCATTTATAGTAttaaaacaccatcttatattaTTAGGTGTGTAAGGTGTGAATTGGACAATCTTAAATTGTCAACCCCTATTGCCATCATAAGtatcaattattaaaattatgtactTTTTGACTCCTCAAACTCTTCATGGACAAGTATTTATCTTCTCTTTTTATCACTAAttttcaaccctgttaccatcATGACTGTTGATTGGGAAAAACTAGCATTATCAGCATATATACcttttataatatttgttatcTCTTGCTAATTAACTAGGAACAGTAGCTgtattatgcatattttattatataatttatcataTAGGTGTAGtatttaatatgcaaatatatataaaaaaaattaaaatgtattttaaaatgtattggtgTTGATAAACTGATAAATGGAAGCGGTTATGGACTCACATGATGTTTTCCCTTGTCCAGGCCTCTTCCACCGGTTTGAAGAGCTCTCAGTCTGGTCTGGGCAGCAGCACCAATGAGTCTCCTGCCAGCCGTCAGGCTGCAGCCAAGCTTGCGTTACGAAAACAGCTGGAGAAAACCCTCCTTGAGATACCACCACCTAAACCCCCAGCACCGGAGCTCAATTTCCTGCCCTCGGCAGCTAATAATGAGTTCATCTACCTGGTGGGGCTGGAAATGGTGGTCCAGAACCTGCTAGATACATTGGCTAAAAGTGGGTATATCATAATAGTGCGTATTTACAACATCCCACACTATATATTGCTAACATCACTTGCTTTTTTTTCCAGGTAAGCAGCCGCAGACAGAGTCTGCATCCACCCCGGCACCCAAGGAGCCTTTCACTTGCGTCCAGTGCCAGACAGACTTCACCTCTCGCTGGAGGCAGGAGAAGAGCAGTGGCTCCATCCTCTGTGAGCAGTGCATGAGCTCCAACCAGAAGAAGGCCCTGAAAGCTGAGCACACCAGCCGTCTGAAGGCTGCCTTCGTCAAAGCCCTGCAGCAGGAGCAAGAGATCGAGCAGCGCATCCTGCAGCAGGCCGCCTCGCCCGTCTCCAAGACCACCACCacctcatcatcatcttcctcctcatcCTCGCCGGTGATTAAATCCGATCACGTGCTGGTGTCGCCGCAGTATAAGCAGGTGAGCACGTCGCTGTCTCAGCAGACCAACAGGGGCTCGTCGGTCGGTCGATACCACACCACCATCAAGCAGGTAATGGACACTCCTGTCTTAGTTGCTTTCGTCCCAAGCATGGTGTTTTCTGACTTGAGCATGTTTTTCTCCTCAGACTCCAGGCCAGCTGTCCCGTAGCGTACAGCAGGCAGTGAGTGCGGGCGCACGTGGAGTGAGCCACAGCTTCTCCAATTCCTCCCAGCTCCAGAATGCCGTCAAGGCCGCCGCGCTGGTCAGCAGGCCAGGTAAGCATGTCGTGAGGGCAGGGGAAAAGGGCACCAGCAGCAGAAACCCCACCACCAATACCTGGAGGAAACAGACAAGCGGCACCGCAGGTAGATGACGcctacttaaagaaaaaaaaaaaaaaaaaaatcgacaaAGTCTGCCCCTTCCCTGTCTCTTCTTTTCCTGTATCTGTACCTGATTGACTGCAAAGGGCCAACATGCAAAAATGTGCTTCTGTTAACTTGTGCTACACATTTTTCTAAAATcatcaacaaaaacacaaaactgtATAATTTGTAAAAGTTGGTTGAGACTTAGTTTTAGCCTGACAATTTATGTTGACAATTATGTTGTCAAGCCCTTATCGTTACAACTGTTGAATATTTAAATTCTATACTATTTCAAAAATGTCATACTATTCATATGTCATCATCATTTCAACTATCATAAAACAAGAGCAGGCCGTTTATCACTTTATCTTATTATTATATGGTGGATAAGAATGGGATAATCTTAAATTACCAACCCTGTTACCGTTGCCAAATTCTGTACTATTCCTTAACTAAATACATAtacatcttttatttatatatatgtatatatacatatacatatatatatatatatatatatgtgtgtgtgtgtgtgtgtgtgtgtgtgtgtgtgtatatatatatatatatatatatatatatatatatatatatatatatatatatatatatatatatatatatatatatatatatatatatatatatatatatatattcattactaTCATACATAACGATAGGTGTTTAAGAGGCGGTCAACCTTAATTTGTCAACCCTGTTATCATCAGAATTGTtgattttattaaagttaagtACTATACATTTTATCAAAAACCATTACAGGAGATCATCCTTTTCACTCTTCATTAACAAATTAAAGCCTCTTTTCTTTTTATCACTAattgtcaaccctgttaccatcataactaaattaaaaactaataaaaattctATACTatattaatcaattaaccaaaaacTGTTATGACTTCTTT is from Carassius gibelio isolate Cgi1373 ecotype wild population from Czech Republic chromosome B22, carGib1.2-hapl.c, whole genome shotgun sequence and encodes:
- the LOC127988006 gene encoding transcriptional repressor p66-alpha isoform X2, with product MSEDAVRQTRSQKRALERDAPASEADLKRVKLERGELGAVDGLKTRSEQANKVANILRAGEVKATIKVEVQTSDEPVDMSTSKSDIKKERPPTPDDVIVLSDNEPSSPCVNGVSYSFKKTDTDMLMKSSPAERERIIKQLQEELRLQEAKLVLLKKLRQSQTQKDVVQKSTNSVAAPPPLIRGSLSSNKGPLQVSNRNSGAVIPPPLVRGGAQVSKLGSHNTVVMPPLVRGSQPIAVTPQQIATLRQQQQHSGTGPPPLLLGARSSVPSVQVQGQRIIQQGLIRVANANVLVSQASSTGLKSSQSGLGSSTNESPASRQAAAKLALRKQLEKTLLEIPPPKPPAPELNFLPSAANNEFIYLVGLEMVVQNLLDTLAKSKQPQTESASTPAPKEPFTCVQCQTDFTSRWRQEKSSGSILCEQCMSSNQKKALKAEHTSRLKAAFVKALQQEQEIEQRILQQAASPVSKTTTTSSSSSSSSSPVIKSDHVLVSPQYKQVSTSLSQQTNRGSSVGRYHTTIKQTPGQLSRSVQQAVSAGARGVSHSFSNSSQLQNAVKAAALVSRPGKHVVRAGEKGTSSRNPTTNTWRKQTSGTAGVTMAYVNPSLSVHRTTSPVDRQREYLLDMIPSRSISQTANTWK
- the LOC127988006 gene encoding transcriptional repressor p66-alpha isoform X3, which encodes MADIICKTGEKMSEDAVRQTRSQKRALERDAPASEADLKRVKLERGELGAVDGLKTRSEQANKVANILRAGEVKATIKVEVQTSDEPVDMSTSKSDIKKERPPTPDDVIVLSDNEPSSPCVNGVSYSFKKTDTDMLMKSSPAERERIIKQLQEELRLQEAKLVLLKKLRQSQTQKDVVQKSTNSVAAPPPLIRGSLSSNKGPLQVSNRNSGAVIPPPLVRGGAQVSKLGSHNTVVMPPLVRGSQPIAVTPQQIATLRQQQQHSGTGPPPLLLGARSSVPSVQVQGQRIIQQGLIRVANANVLVSQASSTGLKSSQSGLGSSTNESPASRQAAAKLALRKQLEKTLLEIPPPKPPAPELNFLPSAANNEFIYLVGLEMVVQNLLDTLAKSKQPQTESASTPAPKEPFTCVQCQTDFTSRWRQEKSSGSILCEQCMSSNQKKALKAEHTSRLKAAFVKALQQEQEIEQRILQQAASPVSKTTTTSSSSSSSSSPVIKSDHVLVSPQYKQVSTSLSQQTNRGSSVGRYHTTIKQTPGQLSRSVQQAVSAGARGVSHSFSNSSQLQNAVKAAALVSRPGVTMAYVNPSLSVHRTTSPVDRQREYLLDMIPSRSISQTANTWK
- the LOC127988006 gene encoding transcriptional repressor p66-alpha isoform X1; its protein translation is MADIICKTGEKMSEDAVRQTRSQKRALERDAPASEADLKRVKLERGELGAVDGLKTRSEQANKVANILRAGEVKATIKVEVQTSDEPVDMSTSKSDIKKERPPTPDDVIVLSDNEPSSPCVNGVSYSFKKTDTDMLMKSSPAERERIIKQLQEELRLQEAKLVLLKKLRQSQTQKDVVQKSTNSVAAPPPLIRGSLSSNKGPLQVSNRNSGAVIPPPLVRGGAQVSKLGSHNTVVMPPLVRGSQPIAVTPQQIATLRQQQQHSGTGPPPLLLGARSSVPSVQVQGQRIIQQGLIRVANANVLVSQASSTGLKSSQSGLGSSTNESPASRQAAAKLALRKQLEKTLLEIPPPKPPAPELNFLPSAANNEFIYLVGLEMVVQNLLDTLAKSKQPQTESASTPAPKEPFTCVQCQTDFTSRWRQEKSSGSILCEQCMSSNQKKALKAEHTSRLKAAFVKALQQEQEIEQRILQQAASPVSKTTTTSSSSSSSSSPVIKSDHVLVSPQYKQVSTSLSQQTNRGSSVGRYHTTIKQTPGQLSRSVQQAVSAGARGVSHSFSNSSQLQNAVKAAALVSRPGKHVVRAGEKGTSSRNPTTNTWRKQTSGTAGVTMAYVNPSLSVHRTTSPVDRQREYLLDMIPSRSISQTANTWK